In Microbacterium sp. SLBN-146, one genomic interval encodes:
- a CDS encoding thioesterase II family protein → MDDVLLCFAHAGGGGAAFRSWPRRVGGSVVHPIVLPGRESRHAEPFATSLEAFVADVLDAYGPEVAAGRYSLFGFSLGGSIALAVARGAVARGLPAPRRIIVSGSRPPSVPDPLSPLHRHGDMVLTGKLRNWGGIPEPAFADREFMALVLATLRADLRLVETAAPSTVRLTCPLLVVGGAHDASVPVEILHAWRHETDGAVDIVVVEAGHFLTDAATAEVLEVLDSSLGENDGIERTRERIAHA, encoded by the coding sequence ATGGATGACGTCCTGCTCTGTTTCGCGCACGCGGGCGGAGGGGGCGCCGCGTTCCGCTCGTGGCCCCGGCGGGTCGGCGGCAGCGTCGTGCATCCCATCGTCCTCCCCGGCCGGGAGAGTCGGCACGCGGAGCCGTTCGCGACTTCGCTGGAGGCGTTCGTCGCCGACGTCCTGGACGCCTACGGACCCGAGGTCGCCGCGGGGCGCTACAGCCTGTTCGGCTTCAGCCTCGGCGGTTCGATCGCACTCGCGGTCGCCCGCGGCGCCGTTGCCCGAGGACTCCCTGCTCCGCGCCGCATCATCGTCTCGGGTTCGCGTCCGCCGTCGGTGCCGGATCCCCTCAGTCCGCTCCACCGCCACGGCGACATGGTGCTGACGGGGAAGCTGCGCAACTGGGGCGGCATCCCGGAGCCCGCCTTCGCGGATCGCGAATTCATGGCGCTCGTGCTCGCGACCCTCCGCGCGGATCTGCGCCTCGTCGAGACTGCCGCACCGTCCACGGTGCGGCTGACCTGCCCACTCCTCGTGGTCGGCGGGGCCCATGACGCGAGCGTGCCGGTGGAGATTCTCCACGCGTGGCGGCACGAAACCGACGGCGCCGTGGATATCGTCGTCGTCGAGGCCGGGCACTTCCTCACCGACGCGGCGACCGCCGAGGTGCTGGAGGTTCTGGACTCATCCCTCGGCGAAAACGATGGCATCGAACGAACGCGGGAGAGGATTGCGCATGCATGA
- a CDS encoding ABC transporter ATP-binding protein yields the protein MHDGVALRLEGAGKRYPGSKDGIWAVRDVSFSVPERSVTALLGRNGAGKSTLVRMISTLITPTEGRIEVAGVDTAADEAAARRRIGVVLGGERSVYWKLTGRQNLAFFSALKGLRGQAKRDEIDRVLDAIDLTSRADDYVETYSTGMRQRLVIARALLGSPPLLIMDEPTAGLDPHVTASLQELILSLRDHGHAVLITTHHIEEAELIADDVVVIDHGVLRATGSPRALTAAVGASHTIECSFAQAHAETAARAAAASPAPVAVVAEEVTDTQLHVTLTGSIDEHFIPAFTQAMIAAGLDLRGLTVSPVTLRRAFLDLTEK from the coding sequence ATGCATGACGGCGTGGCTCTGCGCCTGGAAGGTGCGGGCAAGAGGTATCCGGGCTCGAAAGACGGGATCTGGGCGGTCCGCGACGTCTCCTTCTCGGTGCCCGAACGCTCCGTCACAGCGCTCCTCGGTCGGAATGGGGCGGGCAAGTCCACCCTCGTTCGCATGATCTCGACACTGATCACGCCGACGGAGGGACGGATCGAGGTGGCGGGCGTGGACACCGCGGCGGACGAAGCGGCCGCCCGTCGGCGCATCGGCGTCGTGCTCGGCGGGGAGCGCAGCGTCTACTGGAAGCTGACGGGTCGCCAGAACCTGGCATTCTTCAGCGCCCTCAAGGGGCTGCGCGGGCAGGCGAAGCGGGATGAGATCGACAGAGTGCTCGACGCGATCGATCTCACATCGCGTGCCGACGACTATGTCGAGACCTACTCGACGGGGATGCGGCAGCGCCTCGTCATCGCACGAGCCCTTCTCGGTTCGCCGCCGCTGCTCATCATGGATGAGCCGACGGCGGGACTCGATCCCCACGTGACAGCATCGCTGCAGGAACTTATCCTGTCCCTGCGCGATCACGGCCATGCGGTGCTCATCACGACGCACCACATCGAAGAGGCCGAACTCATCGCCGACGACGTCGTCGTCATCGATCACGGGGTTCTGCGTGCGACGGGCTCGCCGCGGGCGCTGACAGCAGCGGTCGGCGCCTCGCACACGATCGAGTGCTCGTTCGCGCAGGCGCATGCCGAGACGGCCGCGCGCGCTGCCGCGGCCAGTCCTGCTCCCGTGGCTGTCGTCGCTGAGGAGGTGACGGACACGCAGCTGCACGTGACGCTCACGGGCTCGATCGACGAGCACTTCATCCCCGCGTTCACCCAGGCGATGATCGCCGCGGGCCTCGATCTGCGCGGCCTGACCGTGTCTCCCGTCACCCTCCGCCGCGCCTTCCTCGACCTCACCGAGAAGTGA
- a CDS encoding ABC transporter permease: protein MTTLTESVARETSVLGAVVARDIRSFWRYKTNIITVLVSALALPAAYVAQAAGFAGTSPAAIGAFEASAGTTEIAAYIYIGWSVYMWVSVVLWGPASSLQEERARGSLEVILLSPVSRMTLLVGSCIAQLIPAAIVFFMVGLLLKFVIGVDIGAPQIVGGVATLLASVPALIGIGAILSAVTITTRDSGGVLSLLEGSVAILCGVTYPLAILPGWLQAVASAMPPTETILLLRHAVLGVELTDVVLRIAYLLLIGIVLLALADVAFRRAVARGKKTGRLSQY, encoded by the coding sequence ATGACGACCCTCACCGAGAGCGTCGCCCGCGAGACGTCGGTGCTCGGCGCGGTCGTCGCACGCGACATTCGCTCCTTCTGGCGCTACAAGACCAACATCATCACCGTCCTCGTATCGGCGCTCGCGCTCCCCGCGGCCTATGTCGCGCAGGCGGCGGGATTCGCCGGCACCTCCCCCGCCGCGATCGGCGCCTTCGAAGCCTCTGCCGGGACGACCGAGATCGCGGCGTACATCTACATCGGATGGTCCGTGTACATGTGGGTGAGCGTCGTCCTGTGGGGTCCGGCATCGTCGCTGCAGGAAGAACGTGCGCGCGGGTCGCTCGAGGTCATCCTCCTGTCCCCCGTTTCCCGCATGACGCTGCTGGTCGGCTCGTGCATCGCGCAACTGATCCCGGCCGCCATCGTCTTCTTCATGGTGGGCCTGCTCTTGAAGTTCGTGATCGGCGTCGACATCGGGGCGCCGCAGATCGTCGGCGGCGTCGCGACCCTCCTTGCCTCGGTCCCCGCTCTCATCGGCATCGGCGCGATCCTCAGCGCCGTCACCATCACGACGCGCGACTCAGGCGGCGTGTTGTCGCTTCTCGAGGGTTCCGTCGCGATCCTGTGCGGCGTGACCTATCCGCTGGCGATCCTTCCGGGCTGGCTGCAGGCTGTCGCCAGCGCCATGCCGCCGACAGAGACGATTCTTCTGCTCCGTCACGCCGTGCTCGGGGTCGAGCTGACCGACGTCGTCCTGCGGATCGCGTATCTCCTCCTCATCGGGATCGTCCTGCTGGCGCTGGCCGACGTCGCGTTTCGTCGCGCGGTCGCGCGGGGGAAGAAGACAGGAAGGCTGTCCCAGTATTGA
- a CDS encoding LLM class flavin-dependent oxidoreductase, which translates to MSGAPSAPSPGAAPLSMPAVYPRWSDVETRLRIARDAGVSQVWFDQQIGQRDLLTVATFALGLDPHWSVGTAVVPIRERHPSVLARAALTISEIFDGRFVLGVGASHSLVNGTLLGYDHTPTVDLMREAVTPLADALAHGSTHADSGIARGTFAHDAPFAPVPLHMGAMRPRMLRLAVEIAQGAIVYLASPAYVRDIVMPFVLDACEEFGRDPASFPVTVVVPCYSGPDIARHTERFQSYAASYAEVPVYGRLIAAQARGEDTGAFGAREIGAIGSRELVRERLAEYRELGCTPVPGVMDADIAAFESTVEALYG; encoded by the coding sequence GTGAGCGGCGCCCCTTCCGCCCCCTCGCCGGGCGCGGCTCCGCTCTCGATGCCGGCCGTCTACCCGCGGTGGTCCGACGTCGAGACCCGGCTGCGCATCGCCCGAGACGCCGGTGTGTCCCAGGTGTGGTTCGATCAGCAGATCGGCCAGCGCGATCTGCTCACGGTCGCGACCTTCGCCCTCGGACTCGATCCGCACTGGAGCGTCGGGACGGCGGTCGTGCCGATCCGGGAGCGGCACCCCTCCGTCCTCGCGCGCGCCGCGCTCACGATCTCCGAGATCTTCGACGGCCGATTCGTTCTCGGCGTCGGCGCGAGCCACAGCCTCGTCAACGGCACGCTGCTCGGATACGACCACACGCCCACGGTCGACCTCATGCGCGAGGCGGTCACACCGCTGGCCGACGCACTTGCGCACGGATCCACCCACGCCGACTCCGGCATCGCACGCGGCACCTTCGCCCACGACGCACCGTTCGCTCCCGTTCCCCTTCATATGGGCGCGATGCGCCCTCGCATGCTGCGCCTGGCCGTCGAGATCGCCCAGGGCGCGATCGTGTATCTCGCCTCGCCCGCCTACGTCCGCGACATCGTCATGCCGTTCGTCCTCGACGCCTGTGAGGAATTCGGCCGGGATCCCGCGTCCTTCCCCGTCACGGTCGTCGTCCCCTGCTACAGCGGACCGGACATCGCACGGCACACCGAACGATTCCAGTCCTACGCGGCCAGCTACGCCGAGGTACCGGTCTACGGACGACTCATCGCCGCGCAGGCGAGGGGAGAGGACACTGGCGCCTTCGGTGCGAGGGAGATCGGCGCGATCGGCTCCCGTGAACTCGTCCGAGAGCGACTCGCTGAGTACCGCGAGCTCGGGTGCACTCCGGTTCCGGGTGTCATGGATGCCGACATCGCAGCGTTCGAGTCGACGGTGGAGGCGCTCTATGGATGA